The following coding sequences are from one Prochlorococcus sp. MIT 0604 window:
- a CDS encoding DUF561 domain-containing protein: MSLINLLPQKIQEELRSKSLLKVISGLNNFDVQSVKIIVEAASLGGADLVDIACKPELVDLALKNSTLPVCVSSVVPRSFQDSVKAGASLIEIGNYDTFYEKGINFSDKKVLNITKETRDLLPNVPLSVTVPHTMPIDKQVDLAVKLVEEGVDIIQTEGGTSSTPYSPGIQGFFEKSVPTLAATYAINQEFKKQSLNIPIMSASGLSLVTCPLAISSGASAVGVGSVVNKLDDLISMIAVVRGLKESLKNSIIGEKIS; this comes from the coding sequence ATGAGTCTGATTAATCTTTTGCCACAAAAAATTCAAGAAGAGTTAAGAAGCAAATCTTTACTCAAAGTAATTTCTGGATTGAATAATTTCGATGTTCAATCTGTGAAGATAATTGTTGAGGCTGCTTCATTAGGAGGTGCAGATCTTGTCGATATTGCTTGTAAACCTGAACTCGTTGATTTAGCACTTAAGAATTCAACACTACCCGTTTGCGTTAGTTCAGTAGTGCCTCGATCTTTTCAAGATTCTGTAAAAGCAGGAGCATCATTAATTGAGATTGGAAATTACGATACTTTTTATGAAAAAGGCATTAATTTTTCAGATAAAAAAGTTTTAAACATTACAAAAGAAACTAGGGATTTATTGCCTAATGTTCCATTATCAGTAACTGTTCCTCATACTATGCCTATTGATAAACAAGTTGATCTTGCTGTAAAGCTAGTGGAAGAAGGTGTTGATATTATTCAAACAGAAGGCGGAACCAGTTCTACTCCTTACTCTCCAGGAATTCAAGGCTTTTTTGAAAAATCAGTACCAACTCTTGCAGCTACCTATGCTATTAATCAAGAATTTAAGAAACAATCTCTGAATATACCAATCATGAGTGCCTCTGGATTAAGCCTGGTAACTTGTCCACTAGCAATATCTTCTGGAGCCTCAGCAGTTGGCGTTGGATCTGTAGTGAATAAATTAGATGATTTAATATCAATGATTGCGGTTGTTAGGGGCTTAAAAGAATCTTTGAAAAATTCAATAATTGGAGAAAAAATTTCTTAG
- the uvrB gene encoding excinuclease ABC subunit UvrB, which produces MNNYKLQAPYEPNGDQPEAIKKLVKGVNAGKEFQTLLGATGTGKTFTIANVIHQTGRPALVLAHNKTLAAQLCNELREFFPKNAVEYFISYYDYYQPEAYVPVSDTYIAKTASINEEIDMLRHSATRSLFERKDVIVVASISCIYGLGIPSEYLKAAVKFEVGKSINLRSSLRSLVENQYTRNDIEITRGRFRIKGDVLEIGPAYEDRLIRIELFGDEVEAIRYVDPTTGEILESLEQVSVYPAKHFVTPKERLESAISAIRSELKTQLDKFTYEGKLLEAQRLEQRTKYDLEMLKEVGYCNGVENYARHLSGREEGSPPECLIDYFPKDWLLVVDESHVTCPQLHAMYNGDQSRKKVLIDHGFRLPSAADNRPLKCEEFWEKSKQTLFISATPGQWELDQCDGDFIEQIIRPTGVLDPVIEVRPSEGQIEDLLSEIRIRAEKNQRVLVTTLTKRMAEDLTDFLSENKVRVRYLHSEIHSIERIEIIQDLRVGEYDVLVGVNLLREGLDLPEVSLVAILDADKEGFLRAERSLIQTIGRAARHVEGVALLYADNFTDSMKRAISETERRRTIQKKYNQVNGITPKPAGKKIENSILSFLELSRKLDAGGLSKDLINIVNNKTDSILNSSDNQCLLEELPDLIEKLEIKMKDAAKELNFEEAANLRDRIKKLRQKLARNN; this is translated from the coding sequence ATGAACAACTATAAGCTCCAAGCTCCTTACGAACCAAATGGAGATCAACCAGAAGCTATTAAAAAATTAGTTAAAGGTGTCAATGCCGGTAAAGAGTTTCAGACTCTTTTAGGAGCTACAGGAACTGGTAAAACATTTACTATTGCTAATGTAATTCATCAAACAGGAAGACCAGCCCTTGTATTAGCCCATAATAAAACGTTAGCTGCACAACTATGTAATGAATTAAGGGAATTTTTCCCAAAAAATGCTGTTGAGTACTTTATTTCTTACTACGATTATTATCAACCTGAAGCTTATGTACCTGTAAGTGATACATATATAGCCAAAACTGCTTCAATTAATGAAGAAATAGATATGCTGAGGCATTCTGCAACACGCTCATTATTTGAAAGAAAAGATGTAATTGTTGTAGCCTCAATAAGTTGTATTTATGGTCTTGGTATACCTAGTGAGTATTTAAAAGCTGCAGTTAAATTTGAAGTTGGAAAATCAATAAATCTACGTTCTTCTTTGAGGTCTCTTGTTGAAAATCAATACACTAGAAATGATATTGAAATTACTAGAGGTAGATTCAGAATAAAAGGTGATGTTTTAGAAATCGGTCCAGCTTATGAAGATAGATTAATAAGAATCGAATTATTTGGTGATGAAGTCGAGGCTATTAGATATGTTGACCCTACTACCGGAGAAATACTTGAAAGTTTGGAACAAGTTAGCGTTTACCCAGCGAAGCATTTTGTGACTCCAAAAGAAAGACTTGAGAGTGCAATAAGTGCAATTAGAAGTGAATTAAAAACTCAACTTGATAAATTTACATACGAAGGAAAATTATTAGAGGCTCAACGTTTAGAACAACGCACAAAATATGATTTAGAAATGCTTAAAGAGGTGGGTTATTGTAATGGAGTTGAGAATTATGCTCGTCATTTATCAGGTAGGGAGGAAGGTTCACCTCCAGAATGCTTAATAGATTACTTTCCCAAAGATTGGTTGTTGGTAGTTGATGAGAGTCATGTAACATGTCCTCAACTTCATGCGATGTACAACGGTGATCAATCTAGAAAAAAAGTTTTAATTGATCATGGTTTTAGATTGCCAAGTGCTGCAGACAATAGACCTTTAAAATGCGAAGAGTTTTGGGAAAAATCAAAACAGACATTATTTATAAGTGCAACTCCAGGTCAATGGGAATTAGATCAATGTGATGGTGACTTTATTGAGCAAATTATAAGACCAACTGGTGTATTAGACCCTGTAATTGAGGTAAGACCTAGTGAGGGTCAAATAGAAGATTTATTATCTGAAATAAGAATTAGAGCTGAAAAGAATCAAAGAGTGCTAGTGACAACACTTACTAAGAGAATGGCTGAAGATCTAACTGATTTTTTATCTGAAAATAAAGTAAGAGTTAGATATTTGCATTCCGAAATTCATTCAATTGAAAGAATTGAAATTATTCAAGACCTTAGAGTTGGTGAATATGATGTTTTGGTAGGAGTTAATTTATTAAGAGAAGGACTAGATCTTCCTGAAGTATCGTTAGTCGCCATTTTAGATGCTGATAAAGAAGGTTTTCTCAGGGCAGAAAGGTCATTGATTCAAACAATAGGAAGAGCCGCAAGACATGTTGAAGGCGTTGCCTTGCTTTATGCAGATAACTTTACAGATTCAATGAAAAGAGCAATATCTGAAACTGAAAGAAGAAGAACTATTCAAAAAAAATATAATCAAGTCAATGGTATTACTCCAAAACCTGCAGGTAAAAAAATAGAAAATTCAATATTATCTTTTCTAGAACTTTCCAGAAAATTAGATGCTGGTGGTTTATCTAAAGATTTAATAAATATAGTTAATAACAAAACTGACTCAATTCTTAATTCCAGCGATAATCAATGCTTGCTTGAAGAATTGCCTGACTTAATAGAAAAGTTAGAAATTAAAATGAAAGATGCTGCAAAAGAGTTAAATTTTGAAGAAGCAGCAAATTTGAGAGATAGAATCAAAAAATTAAGACAAAAGTTGGCAAGAAATAATTAA
- the dapA gene encoding 4-hydroxy-tetrahydrodipicolinate synthase, with amino-acid sequence MITDKTECNNPLFGRILTAMVTPFTENGDVDYELAIKLSNYLFENGSDGIVLCGTTGESPTLSWAEQHDLFVAVKGSLDASCKVIVGTGSNCTSEAVEATKKAYDSGADGALVVVPYYNKPPQEGLYKHFSSIANSAKDLPLMLYNIPGRTGCNLLPATVKKLMDFSNILSIKAASGRIEEVTELRAICGSRLSVYSGDDSLLLPMLSLGAVGVVSVASHLVGLQLKEMIDSFQRGEISNALAIHEKLQPLFKALFVTTNPIPIKAALELSGWNVGNPRSPLSPLTTDMKKHLSFILKSLQ; translated from the coding sequence ATGATTACAGACAAAACTGAGTGTAATAATCCACTATTTGGGAGAATATTGACTGCAATGGTTACTCCATTCACTGAGAATGGAGATGTAGATTATGAACTAGCTATAAAACTTTCTAATTATCTTTTTGAGAACGGTTCCGATGGAATTGTGTTGTGCGGTACTACTGGAGAATCTCCGACTCTTTCATGGGCGGAACAGCATGATTTATTTGTTGCGGTAAAAGGATCTTTGGATGCAAGCTGTAAAGTAATAGTTGGCACTGGTAGCAATTGTACAAGCGAGGCTGTAGAAGCTACAAAAAAAGCCTATGACTCTGGTGCTGATGGTGCTTTGGTTGTTGTTCCTTATTACAATAAGCCACCTCAAGAGGGACTGTATAAACATTTTAGTTCCATTGCTAATTCTGCTAAGGATTTGCCTTTAATGCTTTACAACATACCTGGAAGGACAGGATGCAATTTATTACCTGCTACTGTAAAGAAACTAATGGATTTCTCAAATATCCTCAGTATTAAAGCTGCAAGCGGTAGAATAGAAGAAGTAACAGAACTAAGAGCTATTTGTGGTTCTCGACTCTCTGTATATAGTGGCGACGATTCATTGTTGCTTCCAATGTTATCTTTAGGTGCTGTAGGAGTAGTAAGTGTTGCAAGTCATTTGGTTGGATTGCAATTGAAAGAGATGATTGATTCCTTTCAACGCGGAGAGATTTCTAATGCGCTTGCCATTCATGAAAAACTTCAGCCTCTTTTCAAAGCACTCTTTGTGACTACTAATCCAATCCCAATTAAGGCTGCTTTGGAGCTATCAGGATGGAATGTAGGTAATCCTAGAAGTCCTTTGTCACCATTAACTACTGATATGAAAAAACATCTATCTTTTATCCTGAAATCCCTACAATAG
- the tilS gene encoding tRNA lysidine(34) synthetase TilS, with the protein MSDKKLTQKNWSSWHHQLHKEILTKKILIPKGSDILISVSGGQDSMALLTLINDLKKLHNWSINVWHGDHQWHEKSSLYALELKSYCEDKNISFSFDQANKENISSEEKAREWRYKKLCERAKALLNKNQQKDTIYLLTGHTSSDNAETFILNLSRGSNFAGLSNIESKRLLENQIFLIRPILIFTREDTKQFCNDMKIPVWEDPTNSDLKLKRNLVRKKIIPTLEIIYPGCSERINNFSQKMSKYSNERDDLSELAYLYCKDEKGINRNLLNSMCIEARCTILNRFLKEISAKQCSSKNLTKLATSIYEKNKGQTNLLNFLKIVWNKNYVNFEKS; encoded by the coding sequence ATGTCTGATAAAAAATTAACTCAGAAAAATTGGTCATCATGGCATCATCAGCTTCATAAGGAGATCCTTACCAAAAAAATATTAATTCCTAAAGGATCGGATATTTTAATAAGTGTTTCCGGGGGACAAGACTCAATGGCCTTATTAACCCTAATTAATGACCTAAAAAAACTACATAATTGGTCTATTAATGTTTGGCATGGTGATCATCAGTGGCATGAAAAATCCTCACTATATGCTCTTGAATTAAAAAGTTATTGCGAAGATAAAAATATTTCATTCTCTTTTGATCAAGCAAATAAAGAAAATATTTCTTCAGAAGAAAAAGCACGAGAATGGAGATATAAAAAATTATGTGAAAGAGCTAAAGCTTTATTAAATAAAAACCAGCAAAAAGATACTATTTACTTGTTAACTGGTCACACAAGCAGTGATAATGCAGAAACATTTATCCTAAATTTATCTAGAGGGAGTAATTTTGCCGGTCTTAGTAATATTGAGAGCAAAAGATTACTAGAAAATCAAATTTTTTTAATAAGGCCAATTTTAATTTTCACTAGAGAAGATACAAAACAATTTTGTAATGATATGAAAATCCCAGTCTGGGAAGATCCTACAAATTCAGATCTTAAATTAAAAAGAAATTTAGTAAGAAAAAAAATTATTCCTACCTTAGAGATTATCTATCCTGGTTGTTCTGAAAGGATAAATAATTTTTCCCAAAAAATGAGCAAATACAGTAATGAACGTGATGATCTGAGTGAACTAGCATACCTATATTGTAAAGATGAAAAAGGTATCAATAGGAATCTCTTAAATAGTATGTGTATTGAAGCTAGGTGCACAATCTTAAATAGATTTTTAAAAGAAATATCTGCAAAACAGTGTAGTTCTAAAAATCTGACAAAATTAGCAACTTCAATTTATGAAAAAAATAAAGGTCAAACTAACCTACTAAATTTTTTAAAAATTGTTTGGAATAAAAACTATGTAAATTTTGAGAAAAGCTAA
- a CDS encoding ribonuclease J, producing the protein MQSSTNSTVKRSTNDSSRSKSNTPALRVIPLGGLHEIGKNTCVFEYGDELMLVDAGLAFPSDGMHGVNVVMPDTTFLRENQRRIKGMIVTHGHEDHIGGISHHLKHFNIPIIYGPRLAMSMLRGKMEEAGVSDRTTIQTVNPRDVVKVGQHFSVEFIRNTHSICDSFSLAVTTPVGTIIFTGDFKFDHMPVDGEQFDIERMVHYGEKGVLCMFSDSTNAEVPGFCPSEKTIYPSLEKHIAEAKERVILTTFASSVHRVTMILELAMKHGRKVGLLGRSMINVIAKARDIGYMKCPDDLFVPIKQIRDLPDRETLLLMTGSQGEPLAALSRISRGEHQHVRLKTTDTVIFSASPIPGNTISVVNTIDRLMKLGAKVVYGKGENIHVSGHGFQEDQKLMLALAKPKFFVPVHGEHRMLVCHGKSAQTMGVPKDNILIIENGDVVELTPNSIQKGDPVKAGVELLDNSRNGIVDARVLKERQQLAGDGVVTVLAPISTDGKMVAPPRVNLRGVVTTAEPRKMSMWTEREISWVLENRWKQLSRQTGPNNFEVDWIGVQREIENGLSRRMRRELQVEPLILCLVQPAPSGTRAYIPKITEEQNFPNRNRNNNNFHKKSNNNHPNNSNNPQNTQKSPNVSQNPSAETAIKDSFEGRTRRRRSAVTS; encoded by the coding sequence ATGCAATCAAGTACAAATTCAACCGTAAAAAGATCTACAAATGATTCATCTAGATCTAAAAGCAATACACCAGCTCTAAGAGTAATACCTCTTGGAGGACTACATGAAATAGGAAAAAACACCTGTGTTTTTGAATATGGAGATGAATTGATGCTTGTTGATGCTGGCCTAGCTTTTCCATCTGATGGTATGCATGGAGTAAACGTTGTTATGCCAGATACAACTTTTTTAAGAGAAAATCAAAGAAGAATAAAAGGAATGATTGTTACTCATGGTCATGAAGATCATATTGGAGGTATTTCTCATCATCTAAAGCATTTTAATATTCCGATTATTTATGGTCCAAGGTTGGCAATGTCAATGCTTAGAGGAAAAATGGAGGAAGCAGGAGTATCTGATAGAACTACTATACAGACAGTAAATCCAAGAGACGTTGTAAAAGTTGGACAACATTTTTCTGTTGAATTTATTCGAAATACTCATTCTATTTGCGATAGTTTTTCTTTGGCAGTTACAACTCCTGTTGGCACAATTATTTTCACGGGAGATTTTAAGTTTGATCATATGCCAGTAGATGGAGAACAATTTGATATTGAAAGAATGGTTCATTACGGAGAGAAGGGTGTTTTATGCATGTTCAGTGATTCTACTAATGCTGAAGTTCCAGGCTTTTGTCCTTCTGAGAAGACTATCTATCCTTCTTTAGAAAAACATATTGCGGAGGCTAAAGAACGAGTTATCCTTACCACTTTTGCTAGTTCTGTTCATAGAGTGACAATGATCTTAGAGTTGGCCATGAAACATGGAAGAAAGGTGGGTTTGTTAGGTAGATCGATGATAAATGTTATTGCTAAGGCGAGAGATATTGGTTATATGAAATGTCCAGATGATTTATTTGTTCCTATAAAGCAAATTAGAGATTTACCAGATAGAGAGACCCTGTTATTAATGACTGGAAGTCAAGGAGAACCTTTAGCAGCGTTAAGCAGAATATCTCGTGGTGAACATCAGCATGTTCGTCTTAAGACTACTGATACTGTAATATTTTCAGCTAGCCCAATTCCTGGCAATACTATTTCTGTTGTTAATACAATAGATAGACTAATGAAACTCGGAGCAAAGGTTGTTTATGGAAAGGGTGAGAATATTCATGTTTCTGGTCATGGTTTTCAAGAAGATCAAAAGTTGATGTTGGCACTCGCAAAACCTAAGTTTTTTGTTCCTGTTCATGGAGAACATAGAATGCTTGTTTGTCATGGCAAGAGTGCTCAAACTATGGGGGTTCCTAAGGACAATATTTTAATTATTGAAAATGGAGATGTAGTTGAATTAACACCTAATTCTATTCAAAAAGGTGATCCTGTAAAAGCTGGTGTTGAACTGCTTGATAACTCACGGAATGGGATAGTAGATGCTCGAGTTTTAAAAGAAAGACAGCAATTGGCTGGGGATGGTGTAGTAACTGTTTTAGCTCCTATTAGTACAGATGGGAAGATGGTTGCACCTCCCAGAGTTAATTTAAGAGGAGTTGTTACAACTGCAGAACCAAGAAAAATGTCTATGTGGACAGAACGAGAAATAAGCTGGGTCTTAGAAAATAGATGGAAACAATTATCCAGACAAACTGGGCCGAATAATTTTGAAGTAGATTGGATTGGTGTACAAAGAGAAATTGAAAATGGTTTATCTAGAAGAATGAGGAGAGAATTACAAGTGGAGCCTCTTATTTTGTGTTTAGTTCAACCTGCTCCAAGTGGAACTCGTGCTTATATTCCAAAGATTACCGAAGAGCAAAATTTTCCCAATAGAAATAGAAATAATAATAATTTCCATAAGAAATCAAACAATAATCATCCGAATAATTCAAATAACCCACAAAATACCCAAAAAAGTCCAAATGTTTCACAGAATCCATCAGCTGAGACTGCTATAAAAGATTCATTTGAAGGTAGAACAAGAAGAAGAAGATCTGCTGTCACATCTTAG